A stretch of Labrus mixtus chromosome 7, fLabMix1.1, whole genome shotgun sequence DNA encodes these proteins:
- the kbtbd8 gene encoding kelch repeat and BTB domain-containing protein 8 — protein sequence MAASGEVGKLLQVQNGTPPSTNYNGVDAVHACNLLQQLKALYDEAQLTDIVVEVDHGKSFSCHRNVLAAISPYFRSMFTSGLTESSQREVRIVGVESESMHLVLDYAYTSRVTLSESNVQALFTAASIFQIPALQDQCAQFMISRLDPQNCIGVYMFADAYGHQELRERSQDYIRKKFVCVSWEQEFLQMTKEQLVSILNNDDLNVEKEEHVYESIVRWLEHDLSGREVHLAEVFSQCIRLPLLDEAFLSLIPAPFACALTLSKDPAEAKARLTGTNGCPQRLGMTASEMVICFDAAHKHSGKKQTVPCLDTATGRVFKLCKPPNDLREVGILVSSENDIYIAGGYRPSNSEVSIDHRAESDFWQYEHAGNRWLPRAPLLRARIGCRLVHCCGKLYALGGRVYEGDGRNALKSVECYDARDNCWTAVSPMPVAMEFHSSVEYRDRIYVLQGEYFFCFDPRKDYWSHLAPMSVPRSQGLAALHKNCIYNIAGICRNHQRTFTVEVYDIEKNTWSRKRDLPFDQATSPYIKAMLLQGKLHLFVRATQVMVEEHVFRTSRKNSLYQYDDEADVWTKVYETPDRLWDLGRHFECVVAKLYPQCLQKVL from the exons ATGGCTGCCAGTGGAG AGGTAGGGAAGCTGTTACAAGTACAAAATGGGACGCCTCCAAGCACCAACTATAATGGGGTAGATGCTGTTCATGCCTGTAACCTCCTTCAGCAGCTGAAAGCCTTGTACGATGAAGCACAGCTCACAGACATCGTTGTAGAAGTGGACCATGGCAAGAGTTTCTCGTGTCATCGAAATGTCCTTGCAGCAATCAGCCCATATTTTAG GTCCATGTTCACCAGCGGCCTTACAGAGAGCAGCCAGCGTGAGGTCAGAATTGTAGGGGTGGAATCTGAATCCATGCACCTGGTCCTGGACTATGCCTACACATCCAGGGTCACACTCTCTGAGTCTAATGTACAGGCCCTGTTCACTGCAGCCAGCATATTCCAGATTCCTGCACTGCAAGACCAGTGTGCCCAGTTTATGATCAGCAGACTAGACCCCCAGAACTGTATTGGGGTCTACATGTTTGCTGATGCCTATGGGCACCAGGAGCTGAGGGAGCGCTCACAAGACTACATACGCAAGAAG TTCGTATGTGTGTCATGGGAGCAAGAGTTCCTGCAGATGACCAAGGAGCAGCTTGTTAGCATTTTAAACAATGATGACCTCAATGTGGAGAAGGAAGAGCATGTATACGAGAGCATTGTGCGCTGGCTGGAGCATGACCTGTCTGGCCGTGAGGTCCACTTAGCTGAGGTCTTTTCCCAATGCATCCGTCTGCCCTTGCTGGATGAGGCCTTCCTCAGCCTGATACCTGCCCCCTTTGCGTGTGCCCTTACTTTGTCTAAGGACCCTGCTGAGGCCAAAGCCCGCCTCACCGGCACCAATGGTTGCCCACAACGCCTGGGTATGACTGCTTCTGAGATGGTTATCTGCTTCGACGCCGCTCACAAACACTCAGGGAAAAAGCAGACTGTGCCTTGCCTGGACACAGCCACAGGAAGGGTGTTCAAGCTCTGCAAACCACCCAATGATCTCCGGGAGGTCGGTATCTTAGTGTCCTCAGAGAACGACATCTACATTGCTGGAGGTTACAGACCAAGCAACAGTGAGGTGTCCATAGACCATCGGGCAGAGAGTGACTTCTGGCAGTATGAACATGCAGGAAATCGATGGCTTCCACGTGCACCTCTGCTGAGAGCAAGGATAGGCTGCAGGCTGGTGCACTGCTGTGGGAAGCTTTATGCACTGGGAGGCCGAGTATATGAAGGTGATGGGCGAAATGCATTGAAATCAGTAGAGTGCTATGATGCCAGGGACAACTGTTGGACAGCAGTCAGTCCTATGCCAGTAGCCATGGAGTTTCATAGTTCTGTGGAGTACAGGGACCGCATATATGTTCTCCAAG GTGAATACTTCTTTTGCTTTGATCCCCGTAAAGACTACTGGAGTCATCTCGCTCCAATGAGTGTCCCTCGGAGTCAGGGTCTTGCTGCCTTGCATAAGAACTGCATCTACAACATTGCTGGAATCTGCAGGAACCACCAGCGCACCTTTACTGTGGAGGTCTACGACATCGAGAAGAACACATGGAGCCGCAAGAGGGATCTGCCCTTTGACCAAGCCACAAGCCCGTATATCAAGGCCATGCTTCTTCAAGGCAAGCTGCACCTGTTCGTACGAGCCACACAGGTCATGGTGGAGGAGCATGTGTTTCGCACCAGCCGCAAGAACTCCCTTTATCAGTACGACGACGAGGCAGACGTATGGACCAAAGTCTACGAGACACCAGACCGCCTCTGGGATTTGGGTCGCCATTTTGAATGTGTGGTGGCCAAACTTTACCCACAGTGTCTACAGAAAGTGCTTTGA